The following proteins come from a genomic window of Alosa alosa isolate M-15738 ecotype Scorff River chromosome 2, AALO_Geno_1.1, whole genome shotgun sequence:
- the LOC125311625 gene encoding grass carp reovirus (GCRV)-induced gene 2p has protein sequence MSKVTFCGWEVEYDGDHHLKAEQEAKSGRLYTMYHGTSVQLARQIIQNGFKQSQDGMLGPGVYVSRDQKKAERYPLNNHVSDKVVLKLQVDCGKVKRIDKDNHPMQKSWHMQGFDTAWVPPKCGMKAVPSGLEEDCIWDPNRVKVTDIAVAPNTTLLAELRQLISQRNNQFTNQSSGQGACTLCKRTNDPAHGVQSCWGCGQNICILMAKHVCLVKP, from the coding sequence ATGTCCAAGGTCACTTTCTGTGGTTGGGAAGTTGAGTATGATGGTGACCACCATCTGAAAGCTGAGCAAGAGGCTAAATCTGGCAGACTTTACACAATGTACCATGGCACCAGTGTACAACTTGCCCGTCAGATAATTCAGAATGGCTTCAAGCAGTCTCAAGACGGAATGCTGGGTCCTGGTGTTTATGTGAGCCGCGATCAGAAGAAAGCCGAGCGCTACCCTTTGAATAACCATGTCTCTGACAAGGTAGTGCTGAAGTTGCAAGTTGATTGTGGGAAGGTGAAACGCATCGACAAAGACAATCACCCCATGCAAAAATCCTGGCACATGCAGGGCTTCGACACTGCATGGGTGCCCCCAAAATGTGGAATGAAAGCTGTTCCAAGTGGCCTTGAGGAGGATTGCATTTGGGACCCAAACAGGGTTAAGGTGACTGATATTGCTGTTGCACCCAATACCACTCTTTTAGCTGAACTTCGCCAGCTGATATCTCAGAGAAATAATCAGTTTACGAATCAGTCCTCTGGCCAAGGAGCCTGTACCTTATGCAAGAGAACTAATGATCCTGCTCATGGTGTACAATCATGTTGGGGATGTGGACAGAATATCTGTATCCTCATGGCAAAACATGTTTGCCTGGTCAAGCcataa